A single region of the Salvelinus sp. IW2-2015 linkage group LG20, ASM291031v2, whole genome shotgun sequence genome encodes:
- the LOC111982144 gene encoding uncharacterized protein produces the protein MHWLPLVAMVIASALPFPHSPVTSTVAAMTEPGSSLDNHTEDIDDSSSXSPGSYSTLPAPQASVXYNSHRNASLKDYNVTADSGRADSTKQLSVTGVXKDYNNPSIIKEEVQXLKRKRKQQSYLSKSNFHTENTNSVGLNKYSNTDGGKLXSTNXSSHQDYPSXENYVLGDYKTDSSRAGDDSSFRDMAQKENXHHSLDPRTDEQDLRPPNMYVVETYKPSTNAGBXSKTGPDPSSQRTPQRAEARTESSDNRGEXGRXGGPGAGAGXGPDLSEEGMEVGLGLGLGQVLGGVKEKQELLFLDAHPRVLFSASPPEHPPLLLMLESGMLPIEGEDKEDKQEEEEEVSDADGHMEGHGDRETDRSVPLSWVDTLRGAREPPRPAPRHKRSXLSHTRRGEMPVCEXESVWVTDKXTVIDXXGXTVNIVPEIKTVKGALKQYFYETRCRQEGQQRGGGPQREAGGAGASAAGTVTGAVGVSGASCRGVDIRQWVSQCKAKDTFVRALTVDNIGLQGWRWVRINSSCVCVLLSRVTRKNRGRG, from the coding sequence ATGCACTGGCTTCCCCTGGTTGCCATGGTGATTGCCTCGGCCCTGCCCTTCCCTCACAGCCCTGTGACCAGTACTGTTGCTGCGATGACYGAGCCRGGCAGTAGCCTGGACAACCACACAGAGGACATCGATGACTCTTCCAGTCYCTCCCCCGGATCTTACTCCACACTTCCAGCTCCTCAGGCCTCTGTGYACTACAACTCCCACAGRAATGCCTCACTCAAGGACTACAATGTGACTGCTGATTCTGGAAGAGCAGACAGTACTAAACARCTCAGCGTGACGGGTGTCAWGAAAGACTACAATAACCCCTCCATAATTAAAGAGGAGGTGCAAYCTTTGAAAMGGAAGCGAAAACAACAAAGTTATCTGTCAAAAAGCAATTTTCATACAGAAAACACGAACAGCGTTGGTTTAAATAAATATTCTAACACCGATGGAGGAAAACTCAYGAGCACCAATYGCAGCAGTCATCAGGACTACCCCTCCCAMGAGAACTATGTACTAGGGGACTATaaaacagacagcagcagagcTGGTGATGACAGCAGCTTTAGAGACATGGCTCAGAAGGAAAACCKTCATCACTCTCTAGACCCCAGGACCGATGAACAGGATCTCAGACCTCCCAACATGTATGTGGTGGAAACTTACAAACCTTCCACTAATGCTGGARACCAKAGTAAAACTGGGCCAGATCCCTCCAGTCAGAGGACCCCGCAGAGAGCAGAGGCTAGGACAGAGAGCAGTGATAACAGGGGAGAGGASGGGAGGYAGGGTGGGCCTGGGGCAGGGGCTGGGAAWGGTCCGGATCTGTCAGAGGAAGGAATGGAAGTCGGACTAGGGTTAGGGCTGGGTCAGGTGCTGGGTGGTGTAAAGGAGAAgcaagagctgctgtttttagaTGCACACCCGCGGGTCcttttctctgcctctcctccagaGCACCCGCCCCTCCTCCTCATGCTGGAGTCAGGCATGTTGCCCATAGAAGGAGAGGACAAGGAGGacaagcaggaggaggaggaggaagtgtcgGACGCAGACGGACACATGGAGGGTCATGGGGACAGAGAGACGGACAGGAGTGTGCCGCTGAGCTGGGTGGACACTCTCAGGGGYGCCAGGGAGCCCCCTCGCCCCGCCCCCAGGCACAAGCGCTCMSACTTGTCCCACACCAGGCGGGGTGAGATGCCYGTGTGCGAGRCGGAGAGCGTGTGGGTAACGGACAAGYCGACMGTCATCGACYATAAMGGTYAMACAGTCAACATCGTGCCAGAGATCAAGACAGTCAAGGGGGCGCTTAAGCAGTACTTCTATGAGACTCGCTGCCGCCAGGAGGGGCAGCAGAGGGGTGGTGGGCCGCAGCGGGAGGCAGGGGGGGCAGGGGCCTCGGCAGCGGGCACAGTGACAGGGGCCGTAGGTGTGTCCGGGGCCAGCTGCCGGGGCGTGGACATCAGGCAATGGGTGAGTCAGTGTAAGGCCAAGGACACATTTGTCCGAGCCCTCACTGTTGACAACATCGGTCTGCAGGGCTGGAGGTGGGTCCGCATCAACTCGTCCTGCGTGTGTGTCCTACTGTCCAGAGTAACCAGGAAAAATAGAGGAAGGGGGTGA